In Sporichthyaceae bacterium, a single genomic region encodes these proteins:
- a CDS encoding cytochrome P450 translates to MADTASDPDFEDAAERYLAADAAAVADPFPMFAQLREKSPVHYIETAGVWLVTRYSDICTVARNPTVFSSRQATGPHGQRRRQALETLAAESEELRSALTAGAFRDREPVLLRCDPPRHTAQRKLVNKAFTPSRVRQIEDTVSDICTRLVDAVIDTGRMELVSDLAVPLPITVIAGALGVADGDLPTFKRWSDALAASIGNDALNRDQVLAQIRSQSEFAAYFIDTIANRRRTPQDDLISDLVHACVDGESLRQDELLTMFAQFLIAGNETTTTHITATVQVLLEEPCLMARCRADLTLLPKLIEESLRVESPIAGLYRTALVDTEVGGVALPAGAHLLLCYGSGNRDPDQFVDPDSVDLEREGEGAHLAFGQGPHFCLGSALSRAESRIALTAILTRMTNLRRDPDAPPPERVPSYILRGVRRLDLLFDPA, encoded by the coding sequence ATGGCTGACACGGCCTCGGACCCCGACTTCGAAGACGCTGCGGAGCGCTACCTGGCGGCCGACGCAGCTGCCGTCGCGGACCCGTTTCCGATGTTCGCCCAGCTCCGGGAGAAGTCGCCGGTCCACTACATCGAGACCGCCGGGGTCTGGCTCGTCACCCGGTACTCCGACATCTGCACGGTGGCGCGCAATCCCACGGTTTTCTCCTCCCGCCAGGCGACCGGTCCGCACGGGCAGCGTCGCCGGCAGGCACTCGAGACCCTCGCCGCCGAGTCAGAGGAGCTGCGCAGCGCGCTCACCGCCGGTGCCTTTCGGGACCGCGAGCCCGTGCTGCTCCGCTGCGACCCACCCCGGCACACGGCGCAGCGCAAGCTGGTCAACAAGGCCTTCACACCGAGCCGGGTCCGGCAGATCGAGGACACCGTCTCCGACATCTGCACCCGCCTGGTCGACGCGGTCATCGACACCGGGCGGATGGAGCTGGTGTCCGACCTCGCAGTGCCCCTGCCCATCACGGTGATCGCCGGAGCACTCGGCGTGGCCGACGGTGACCTGCCGACGTTCAAGCGGTGGTCCGACGCGCTGGCGGCGAGCATCGGCAACGACGCCCTCAACCGGGACCAGGTCCTAGCCCAGATCCGCAGCCAGTCCGAATTCGCCGCCTACTTCATCGACACCATCGCGAACCGGCGGCGCACACCGCAGGACGACCTGATCTCCGACCTGGTGCACGCCTGCGTCGACGGCGAGTCACTGCGCCAGGACGAACTGCTGACGATGTTCGCCCAGTTCCTGATCGCGGGGAACGAGACGACGACGACGCACATCACCGCCACCGTCCAGGTGCTGCTCGAAGAGCCGTGTTTGATGGCCCGCTGCCGGGCGGACCTGACCCTGCTGCCGAAGCTGATCGAGGAGTCGCTACGGGTCGAGTCCCCGATCGCCGGCCTGTACCGGACCGCTCTGGTCGACACCGAGGTCGGTGGCGTAGCCCTTCCCGCGGGCGCGCACCTGCTGCTCTGCTACGGCTCGGGCAACCGTGACCCCGACCAGTTCGTCGACCCCGACTCCGTCGACCTGGAGCGGGAGGGCGAAGGCGCGCACCTCGCCTTCGGTCAGGGTCCGCACTTCTGCCTGGGCAGTGCGCTCTCCCGGGCCGAGAGCCGGATCGCGCTCACCGCCATCCTGACCCGGATGACCAACCTCCGCCGCGACCCCGATGCTCCCCCGCCGGAGCGGGTACCCAGTTACATCCTGCGTGGGGTCCGTCGACTGGACTTGCTCTTCGACCCCGCCTGA